The following proteins are encoded in a genomic region of Oncorhynchus kisutch isolate 150728-3 linkage group LG18, Okis_V2, whole genome shotgun sequence:
- the LOC109909164 gene encoding phosphatidylinositol-binding clathrin assembly protein isoform X10 — MSGQSITDRITAAQHSVTGSAVSKTVCKATTHEIMGPKKKHLDYLIHCTNEMNVNIPQLADSLFERTTSTSWVVVFKSLIATHHLMVYGNERFVQYLASRNTLFNLSNFLDKSGLQGLSLPGYDMSTFIRRYSRYLNEKAVSYRQVAFDFTKVKRGVDGVMRTMNTEKLLKTIPIIQNQMDALLDFNVNANELTNGVINAGFMLLFKDSIRLFAAYNEGIINLLEKYFDMKKTQCKEGLDIYKKFLTRMTRISEFLKVAEQVGIDRGDIPDLSQFTVCAPSSLLEALEQHLASLEGKKVKDSTAASRASTLSNAVSSLASTGMSFTKVDEREKQAALEEEQARLKALKRLKELSKRPSFATTDTSPVSTTGVTISTAPAIDLFSTPSCSNGALKMESDLFDIQQTFNPSMQASSTGLPVATAWADPFTSAEAGDDSMPNLNPFLSKVVVDAAAHLPVVSSDGVSYSSRTSGHEMFSDSFCGGPVAMAQHLPHQAPYLTEPSAVAGQFRGYSTATQAPPPGALQVDFESVFGAKASGANNMESDDILKPTMVGSNQALCSINQLSDKLVGDDLDSSLANLVGNLGIGNGTTKNDIHWSQPGEKRLTGGSNWQPKAAPNTTWNPVSMTPPVMAYPATTPTGMMGVYGMPPQQLGSMGMMNQPNMMYNQAVMRPPNPFSSVSSAQPSAASSPSSQSPLRAPGQDPFAQLSLKDFL; from the exons ATGTCGGGGCAGAGCATTACTGACAGGATAACTGCAGCCCAGCACAGTGTAACTGGATCTGCTGTGTCGAAAACAGTATGCAAGGCCACCACACATGAAATAATGGGTCCGAAAAAGAAACATTTGGATT ACCTGATCCATTGCACCAATGAGATGAACGTGAACATTCCCCAGCTGGCTGACTCACTGTTTGAAAGGACCACCAGCACAAGCTGGGTGGTGGTCTTCAAGTCACTCATCGCCACACACCACCTCATGGTCTACGGTAATGAG CGTTTTGTCCAGTACTTGGCTTCAAGGAACACATTATTCAACCTCAGTAATTTTTTGGACAAAAGTGGTTTACAAG gtctctctctcccaggctaCGATATGTCCACATTTATCCGGAGGTACAGTCGATATCTGAATGAGAAGGCTGTGTCATACAGACAGGTTGCATTTGACTTCACTAAAGTAAAGCGAGG gGTGGATGGGGTGATGAGGACCATGAATACAGAGAAGCTACTGAAGACCATCCCTATCATACAAAACCAGATGGACGCCCTCCTCGACTTCAAT GTTAATGCCAATGAGCTCACAAACGGAGTGATAAATGCAGGGTTCATGCTCCTCTTCAAAGATTCCATTAGGCTTTTTGCTGCATATAACGAAGGCATCATCAACCTGCTGG AGAAGTACTTTGACATGAAGAAAACCCAGTGTAAAGAGGGCCTGGATATCTACAAGAAATTCCTGACCAGAATGACCCGAATCTCAGAGTTCCTTAAAGTGGCAGAG CAGGTGGGGATTGATCGAGGAGACATTCCAGACCTTTCCCAG TTCACAGTTTGT GCTCCCAGTAGCCTTCTGGAAGCTCTGgagcagcacctggcctcactaGAGGGGAAGAAAGTCAAAGACTCCACCGCTGCCAGCAG GGCCAGTACTCTATCCAATGCAGTGTCCTCGCTGGCCAGTACAGGGATGTCTTTTACTAAAGTAGATGAGCGGGAGAAGCAGGCTGCTCTGGAGGAGGAACAGGCTCGTCTCAAAGCACTGAAG AGGCTGAAGGAGCTCTCGAAGAGGCCTTCCTTTGCCACCACAGACACATCTCCTGTCTCCACCACCGGGGTCACTATCAGCACAGCCCCAGCCATCGACCTTTTCTCCACACCCAGCTGCTCCAATGG TGCTCTGAAGATGGAGAGTGACCTGTTTGACATTCAGCAGACGTTTAACCCTTCAATGCAGGCCAGTTCTACAGGGCTTCCTGTGGCCACCGCATGGGCAG ATCCTTTCACCTCTGCTGAAGCTGGAGATGACTCcatgccaaaccttaaccctttcctGTCAAAAGTCGTTGTCGATGCAGCCGCTCACTTACCTGTCGTGTCCTCCGACGGTGTTAGCTATTCCTCTAGGACGTCTGGTCATGAAATGTTTAGTG ACTCCTTCTGTGGTGGTCCAGTGGCCATGGCCCAGCACCTTCCACACCAGGCCCCCTACCTCACTGAGCCCTCTGCAGTAGCAGGTCAATTCAGAG GGTACTCCACAGCAACACAGGCCCCTCCCCCAGGAGCACTCCAAGTGGACTTTGAGTCAGTCTTTGGAGCCAAAGCTTCCGGTGCTAACAACATGGAATCTGATG ACATCCTGAAACCCACCATGGTTGGCTCCAATCAGGCCCTGTGCTCAATCAATCAGCTGTCAGACAAACTGGTGGGAGATGACCTGGATTCCTCTCTGGCCAACCTGGTGGGAA ATCTCGGGATTGGAAATGGCACAACGAAAAA TGACATCCACTGGAGCCAGCCTGGGGAGAAGAGGCTGACTGGCGGTAGCAACTGGCAGCCCAAAGCAGCCCCAAACACCACCTGGAACCCCGTCTCCATG ACCCCCCCAGTCATGGCCTACCCTGCAACAACACCCACAGGCATGATGGGGGTATATGGCATG CCGCCCCAACAGCTTGGCTCTATGGGTATGATGAACCAACCCAACATGATGTACAACCAGGCCGTCATGAGGCCGCCCAACCCCTTCAGCTCTGTATCTAGCgcccag CCCTCTGCAGCCTCTAGTCCTTCCAGCCAGAGTCCTCTCAGAGCCCCTGGACAGGACCCATTTGCACAGCTCTCTCTCAAGGATTTCTTGTAG
- the LOC109909164 gene encoding phosphatidylinositol-binding clathrin assembly protein isoform X12, whose product MSGQSITDRITAAQHSVTGSAVSKTVCKATTHEIMGPKKKHLDYLIHCTNEMNVNIPQLADSLFERTTSTSWVVVFKSLIATHHLMVYGNERFVQYLASRNTLFNLSNFLDKSGLQGYDMSTFIRRYSRYLNEKAVSYRQVAFDFTKVKRGVDGVMRTMNTEKLLKTIPIIQNQMDALLDFNVNANELTNGVINAGFMLLFKDSIRLFAAYNEGIINLLEKYFDMKKTQCKEGLDIYKKFLTRMTRISEFLKVAEQVGIDRGDIPDLSQAPSSLLEALEQHLASLEGKKVKDSTAASRASTLSNAVSSLASTGMSFTKVDEREKQAALEEEQARLKALKEQRLKELSKRPSFATTDTSPVSTTGVTISTAPAIDLFSTPSCSNGALKMESDLFDIQQTFNPSMQASSTGLPVATAWADPFTSAEAGDDSMPNLNPFLSKVVVDAAAHLPVVSSDGVSYSSRTSGHEMFSDSFCGGPVAMAQHLPHQAPYLTEPSAVAGQFRGYSTATQAPPPGALQVDFESVFGAKASGANNMESDDILKPTMVGSNQALCSINQLSDKLVGDDLDSSLANLVGNLGIGNGTTKNDIHWSQPGEKRLTGGSNWQPKAAPNTTWNPVSMTPPVMAYPATTPTGMMGVYGMPPQQLGSMGMMNQPNMMYNQAVMRPPNPFSSVSSAQPSAASSPSSQSPLRAPGQDPFAQLSLKDFL is encoded by the exons ATGTCGGGGCAGAGCATTACTGACAGGATAACTGCAGCCCAGCACAGTGTAACTGGATCTGCTGTGTCGAAAACAGTATGCAAGGCCACCACACATGAAATAATGGGTCCGAAAAAGAAACATTTGGATT ACCTGATCCATTGCACCAATGAGATGAACGTGAACATTCCCCAGCTGGCTGACTCACTGTTTGAAAGGACCACCAGCACAAGCTGGGTGGTGGTCTTCAAGTCACTCATCGCCACACACCACCTCATGGTCTACGGTAATGAG CGTTTTGTCCAGTACTTGGCTTCAAGGAACACATTATTCAACCTCAGTAATTTTTTGGACAAAAGTGGTTTACAAG gctaCGATATGTCCACATTTATCCGGAGGTACAGTCGATATCTGAATGAGAAGGCTGTGTCATACAGACAGGTTGCATTTGACTTCACTAAAGTAAAGCGAGG gGTGGATGGGGTGATGAGGACCATGAATACAGAGAAGCTACTGAAGACCATCCCTATCATACAAAACCAGATGGACGCCCTCCTCGACTTCAAT GTTAATGCCAATGAGCTCACAAACGGAGTGATAAATGCAGGGTTCATGCTCCTCTTCAAAGATTCCATTAGGCTTTTTGCTGCATATAACGAAGGCATCATCAACCTGCTGG AGAAGTACTTTGACATGAAGAAAACCCAGTGTAAAGAGGGCCTGGATATCTACAAGAAATTCCTGACCAGAATGACCCGAATCTCAGAGTTCCTTAAAGTGGCAGAG CAGGTGGGGATTGATCGAGGAGACATTCCAGACCTTTCCCAG GCTCCCAGTAGCCTTCTGGAAGCTCTGgagcagcacctggcctcactaGAGGGGAAGAAAGTCAAAGACTCCACCGCTGCCAGCAG GGCCAGTACTCTATCCAATGCAGTGTCCTCGCTGGCCAGTACAGGGATGTCTTTTACTAAAGTAGATGAGCGGGAGAAGCAGGCTGCTCTGGAGGAGGAACAGGCTCGTCTCAAAGCACTGAAG GAACAGAGGCTGAAGGAGCTCTCGAAGAGGCCTTCCTTTGCCACCACAGACACATCTCCTGTCTCCACCACCGGGGTCACTATCAGCACAGCCCCAGCCATCGACCTTTTCTCCACACCCAGCTGCTCCAATGG TGCTCTGAAGATGGAGAGTGACCTGTTTGACATTCAGCAGACGTTTAACCCTTCAATGCAGGCCAGTTCTACAGGGCTTCCTGTGGCCACCGCATGGGCAG ATCCTTTCACCTCTGCTGAAGCTGGAGATGACTCcatgccaaaccttaaccctttcctGTCAAAAGTCGTTGTCGATGCAGCCGCTCACTTACCTGTCGTGTCCTCCGACGGTGTTAGCTATTCCTCTAGGACGTCTGGTCATGAAATGTTTAGTG ACTCCTTCTGTGGTGGTCCAGTGGCCATGGCCCAGCACCTTCCACACCAGGCCCCCTACCTCACTGAGCCCTCTGCAGTAGCAGGTCAATTCAGAG GGTACTCCACAGCAACACAGGCCCCTCCCCCAGGAGCACTCCAAGTGGACTTTGAGTCAGTCTTTGGAGCCAAAGCTTCCGGTGCTAACAACATGGAATCTGATG ACATCCTGAAACCCACCATGGTTGGCTCCAATCAGGCCCTGTGCTCAATCAATCAGCTGTCAGACAAACTGGTGGGAGATGACCTGGATTCCTCTCTGGCCAACCTGGTGGGAA ATCTCGGGATTGGAAATGGCACAACGAAAAA TGACATCCACTGGAGCCAGCCTGGGGAGAAGAGGCTGACTGGCGGTAGCAACTGGCAGCCCAAAGCAGCCCCAAACACCACCTGGAACCCCGTCTCCATG ACCCCCCCAGTCATGGCCTACCCTGCAACAACACCCACAGGCATGATGGGGGTATATGGCATG CCGCCCCAACAGCTTGGCTCTATGGGTATGATGAACCAACCCAACATGATGTACAACCAGGCCGTCATGAGGCCGCCCAACCCCTTCAGCTCTGTATCTAGCgcccag CCCTCTGCAGCCTCTAGTCCTTCCAGCCAGAGTCCTCTCAGAGCCCCTGGACAGGACCCATTTGCACAGCTCTCTCTCAAGGATTTCTTGTAG
- the LOC109909164 gene encoding phosphatidylinositol-binding clathrin assembly protein isoform X2, producing the protein MSGQSITDRITAAQHSVTGSAVSKTVCKATTHEIMGPKKKHLDYLIHCTNEMNVNIPQLADSLFERTTSTSWVVVFKSLIATHHLMVYGNERFVQYLASRNTLFNLSNFLDKSGLQGLSLPGYDMSTFIRRYSRYLNEKAVSYRQVAFDFTKVKRGVDGVMRTMNTEKLLKTIPIIQNQMDALLDFNVNANELTNGVINAGFMLLFKDSIRLFAAYNEGIINLLEKYFDMKKTQCKEGLDIYKKFLTRMTRISEFLKVAEQVGIDRGDIPDLSQFTVCAPSSLLEALEQHLASLEGKKVKDSTAASRASTLSNAVSSLASTGMSFTKVDEREKQAALEEEQARLKALKRLKELSKRPSFATTDTSPVSTTGVTISTAPAIDLFSTPSCSNGALKMESDLFDIQQTFNPSMQASSTGLPVATAWADPFTSAEAGDDSMPNLNPFLSKVVVDAAAHLPVVSSDGVSYSSRTSGHEMFSDRYNPFTDTNSSVSTNYKRTVRIEHSISDSFCGGPVAMAQHLPHQAPYLTEPSAVAGQFRGYSTATQAPPPGALQVDFESVFGAKASGANNMESDDILKPTMVGSNQALCSINQLSDKLVGDDLDSSLANLVGNLGIGNGTTKNDIHWSQPGEKRLTGGSNWQPKAAPNTTWNPVSMTPPVMAYPATTPTGMMGVYGMPPQQLGSMGMMNQPNMMYNQAVMRPPNPFSSVSSAQPSAASSPSSQSPLRAPGQDPFAQLSLKDFL; encoded by the exons ATGTCGGGGCAGAGCATTACTGACAGGATAACTGCAGCCCAGCACAGTGTAACTGGATCTGCTGTGTCGAAAACAGTATGCAAGGCCACCACACATGAAATAATGGGTCCGAAAAAGAAACATTTGGATT ACCTGATCCATTGCACCAATGAGATGAACGTGAACATTCCCCAGCTGGCTGACTCACTGTTTGAAAGGACCACCAGCACAAGCTGGGTGGTGGTCTTCAAGTCACTCATCGCCACACACCACCTCATGGTCTACGGTAATGAG CGTTTTGTCCAGTACTTGGCTTCAAGGAACACATTATTCAACCTCAGTAATTTTTTGGACAAAAGTGGTTTACAAG gtctctctctcccaggctaCGATATGTCCACATTTATCCGGAGGTACAGTCGATATCTGAATGAGAAGGCTGTGTCATACAGACAGGTTGCATTTGACTTCACTAAAGTAAAGCGAGG gGTGGATGGGGTGATGAGGACCATGAATACAGAGAAGCTACTGAAGACCATCCCTATCATACAAAACCAGATGGACGCCCTCCTCGACTTCAAT GTTAATGCCAATGAGCTCACAAACGGAGTGATAAATGCAGGGTTCATGCTCCTCTTCAAAGATTCCATTAGGCTTTTTGCTGCATATAACGAAGGCATCATCAACCTGCTGG AGAAGTACTTTGACATGAAGAAAACCCAGTGTAAAGAGGGCCTGGATATCTACAAGAAATTCCTGACCAGAATGACCCGAATCTCAGAGTTCCTTAAAGTGGCAGAG CAGGTGGGGATTGATCGAGGAGACATTCCAGACCTTTCCCAG TTCACAGTTTGT GCTCCCAGTAGCCTTCTGGAAGCTCTGgagcagcacctggcctcactaGAGGGGAAGAAAGTCAAAGACTCCACCGCTGCCAGCAG GGCCAGTACTCTATCCAATGCAGTGTCCTCGCTGGCCAGTACAGGGATGTCTTTTACTAAAGTAGATGAGCGGGAGAAGCAGGCTGCTCTGGAGGAGGAACAGGCTCGTCTCAAAGCACTGAAG AGGCTGAAGGAGCTCTCGAAGAGGCCTTCCTTTGCCACCACAGACACATCTCCTGTCTCCACCACCGGGGTCACTATCAGCACAGCCCCAGCCATCGACCTTTTCTCCACACCCAGCTGCTCCAATGG TGCTCTGAAGATGGAGAGTGACCTGTTTGACATTCAGCAGACGTTTAACCCTTCAATGCAGGCCAGTTCTACAGGGCTTCCTGTGGCCACCGCATGGGCAG ATCCTTTCACCTCTGCTGAAGCTGGAGATGACTCcatgccaaaccttaaccctttcctGTCAAAAGTCGTTGTCGATGCAGCCGCTCACTTACCTGTCGTGTCCTCCGACGGTGTTAGCTATTCCTCTAGGACGTCTGGTCATGAAATGTTTAGTG ATCGTTATAATCCCTTTACTGACACAAACTCGTCCGTTTCAACCAATTACAAACGCACAGTGCGGATAGAACACTCCATCTCAG ACTCCTTCTGTGGTGGTCCAGTGGCCATGGCCCAGCACCTTCCACACCAGGCCCCCTACCTCACTGAGCCCTCTGCAGTAGCAGGTCAATTCAGAG GGTACTCCACAGCAACACAGGCCCCTCCCCCAGGAGCACTCCAAGTGGACTTTGAGTCAGTCTTTGGAGCCAAAGCTTCCGGTGCTAACAACATGGAATCTGATG ACATCCTGAAACCCACCATGGTTGGCTCCAATCAGGCCCTGTGCTCAATCAATCAGCTGTCAGACAAACTGGTGGGAGATGACCTGGATTCCTCTCTGGCCAACCTGGTGGGAA ATCTCGGGATTGGAAATGGCACAACGAAAAA TGACATCCACTGGAGCCAGCCTGGGGAGAAGAGGCTGACTGGCGGTAGCAACTGGCAGCCCAAAGCAGCCCCAAACACCACCTGGAACCCCGTCTCCATG ACCCCCCCAGTCATGGCCTACCCTGCAACAACACCCACAGGCATGATGGGGGTATATGGCATG CCGCCCCAACAGCTTGGCTCTATGGGTATGATGAACCAACCCAACATGATGTACAACCAGGCCGTCATGAGGCCGCCCAACCCCTTCAGCTCTGTATCTAGCgcccag CCCTCTGCAGCCTCTAGTCCTTCCAGCCAGAGTCCTCTCAGAGCCCCTGGACAGGACCCATTTGCACAGCTCTCTCTCAAGGATTTCTTGTAG
- the LOC109909164 gene encoding phosphatidylinositol-binding clathrin assembly protein isoform X7, which produces MSGQSITDRITAAQHSVTGSAVSKTVCKATTHEIMGPKKKHLDYLIHCTNEMNVNIPQLADSLFERTTSTSWVVVFKSLIATHHLMVYGNERFVQYLASRNTLFNLSNFLDKSGLQGYDMSTFIRRYSRYLNEKAVSYRQVAFDFTKVKRGVDGVMRTMNTEKLLKTIPIIQNQMDALLDFNVNANELTNGVINAGFMLLFKDSIRLFAAYNEGIINLLEKYFDMKKTQCKEGLDIYKKFLTRMTRISEFLKVAEQVGIDRGDIPDLSQAPSSLLEALEQHLASLEGKKVKDSTAASRASTLSNAVSSLASTGMSFTKVDEREKQAALEEEQARLKALKRLKELSKRPSFATTDTSPVSTTGVTISTAPAIDLFSTPSCSNGALKMESDLFDIQQTFNPSMQASSTGLPVATAWADPFTSAEAGDDSMPNLNPFLSKVVVDAAAHLPVVSSDGVSYSSRTSGHEMFSDRYNPFTDTNSSVSTNYKRTVRIEHSISDSFCGGPVAMAQHLPHQAPYLTEPSAVAGQFRGYSTATQAPPPGALQVDFESVFGAKASGANNMESDDILKPTMVGSNQALCSINQLSDKLVGDDLDSSLANLVGNLGIGNGTTKNDIHWSQPGEKRLTGGSNWQPKAAPNTTWNPVSMTPPVMAYPATTPTGMMGVYGMPPQQLGSMGMMNQPNMMYNQAVMRPPNPFSSVSSAQPSAASSPSSQSPLRAPGQDPFAQLSLKDFL; this is translated from the exons ATGTCGGGGCAGAGCATTACTGACAGGATAACTGCAGCCCAGCACAGTGTAACTGGATCTGCTGTGTCGAAAACAGTATGCAAGGCCACCACACATGAAATAATGGGTCCGAAAAAGAAACATTTGGATT ACCTGATCCATTGCACCAATGAGATGAACGTGAACATTCCCCAGCTGGCTGACTCACTGTTTGAAAGGACCACCAGCACAAGCTGGGTGGTGGTCTTCAAGTCACTCATCGCCACACACCACCTCATGGTCTACGGTAATGAG CGTTTTGTCCAGTACTTGGCTTCAAGGAACACATTATTCAACCTCAGTAATTTTTTGGACAAAAGTGGTTTACAAG gctaCGATATGTCCACATTTATCCGGAGGTACAGTCGATATCTGAATGAGAAGGCTGTGTCATACAGACAGGTTGCATTTGACTTCACTAAAGTAAAGCGAGG gGTGGATGGGGTGATGAGGACCATGAATACAGAGAAGCTACTGAAGACCATCCCTATCATACAAAACCAGATGGACGCCCTCCTCGACTTCAAT GTTAATGCCAATGAGCTCACAAACGGAGTGATAAATGCAGGGTTCATGCTCCTCTTCAAAGATTCCATTAGGCTTTTTGCTGCATATAACGAAGGCATCATCAACCTGCTGG AGAAGTACTTTGACATGAAGAAAACCCAGTGTAAAGAGGGCCTGGATATCTACAAGAAATTCCTGACCAGAATGACCCGAATCTCAGAGTTCCTTAAAGTGGCAGAG CAGGTGGGGATTGATCGAGGAGACATTCCAGACCTTTCCCAG GCTCCCAGTAGCCTTCTGGAAGCTCTGgagcagcacctggcctcactaGAGGGGAAGAAAGTCAAAGACTCCACCGCTGCCAGCAG GGCCAGTACTCTATCCAATGCAGTGTCCTCGCTGGCCAGTACAGGGATGTCTTTTACTAAAGTAGATGAGCGGGAGAAGCAGGCTGCTCTGGAGGAGGAACAGGCTCGTCTCAAAGCACTGAAG AGGCTGAAGGAGCTCTCGAAGAGGCCTTCCTTTGCCACCACAGACACATCTCCTGTCTCCACCACCGGGGTCACTATCAGCACAGCCCCAGCCATCGACCTTTTCTCCACACCCAGCTGCTCCAATGG TGCTCTGAAGATGGAGAGTGACCTGTTTGACATTCAGCAGACGTTTAACCCTTCAATGCAGGCCAGTTCTACAGGGCTTCCTGTGGCCACCGCATGGGCAG ATCCTTTCACCTCTGCTGAAGCTGGAGATGACTCcatgccaaaccttaaccctttcctGTCAAAAGTCGTTGTCGATGCAGCCGCTCACTTACCTGTCGTGTCCTCCGACGGTGTTAGCTATTCCTCTAGGACGTCTGGTCATGAAATGTTTAGTG ATCGTTATAATCCCTTTACTGACACAAACTCGTCCGTTTCAACCAATTACAAACGCACAGTGCGGATAGAACACTCCATCTCAG ACTCCTTCTGTGGTGGTCCAGTGGCCATGGCCCAGCACCTTCCACACCAGGCCCCCTACCTCACTGAGCCCTCTGCAGTAGCAGGTCAATTCAGAG GGTACTCCACAGCAACACAGGCCCCTCCCCCAGGAGCACTCCAAGTGGACTTTGAGTCAGTCTTTGGAGCCAAAGCTTCCGGTGCTAACAACATGGAATCTGATG ACATCCTGAAACCCACCATGGTTGGCTCCAATCAGGCCCTGTGCTCAATCAATCAGCTGTCAGACAAACTGGTGGGAGATGACCTGGATTCCTCTCTGGCCAACCTGGTGGGAA ATCTCGGGATTGGAAATGGCACAACGAAAAA TGACATCCACTGGAGCCAGCCTGGGGAGAAGAGGCTGACTGGCGGTAGCAACTGGCAGCCCAAAGCAGCCCCAAACACCACCTGGAACCCCGTCTCCATG ACCCCCCCAGTCATGGCCTACCCTGCAACAACACCCACAGGCATGATGGGGGTATATGGCATG CCGCCCCAACAGCTTGGCTCTATGGGTATGATGAACCAACCCAACATGATGTACAACCAGGCCGTCATGAGGCCGCCCAACCCCTTCAGCTCTGTATCTAGCgcccag CCCTCTGCAGCCTCTAGTCCTTCCAGCCAGAGTCCTCTCAGAGCCCCTGGACAGGACCCATTTGCACAGCTCTCTCTCAAGGATTTCTTGTAG
- the LOC109909164 gene encoding phosphatidylinositol-binding clathrin assembly protein isoform X13, whose translation MSGQSITDRITAAQHSVTGSAVSKTVCKATTHEIMGPKKKHLDYLIHCTNEMNVNIPQLADSLFERTTSTSWVVVFKSLIATHHLMVYGNERFVQYLASRNTLFNLSNFLDKSGLQGYDMSTFIRRYSRYLNEKAVSYRQVAFDFTKVKRGVDGVMRTMNTEKLLKTIPIIQNQMDALLDFNVNANELTNGVINAGFMLLFKDSIRLFAAYNEGIINLLEKYFDMKKTQCKEGLDIYKKFLTRMTRISEFLKVAEQVGIDRGDIPDLSQAPSSLLEALEQHLASLEGKKVKDSTAASRASTLSNAVSSLASTGMSFTKVDEREKQAALEEEQARLKALKRLKELSKRPSFATTDTSPVSTTGVTISTAPAIDLFSTPSCSNGALKMESDLFDIQQTFNPSMQASSTGLPVATAWADPFTSAEAGDDSMPNLNPFLSKVVVDAAAHLPVVSSDGVSYSSRTSGHEMFSDRYNPFTDTNSSVSTNYKRTVRIEHSISGYSTATQAPPPGALQVDFESVFGAKASGANNMESDDILKPTMVGSNQALCSINQLSDKLVGDDLDSSLANLVGNLGIGNGTTKNDIHWSQPGEKRLTGGSNWQPKAAPNTTWNPVSMTPPVMAYPATTPTGMMGVYGMPPQQLGSMGMMNQPNMMYNQAVMRPPNPFSSVSSAQPSAASSPSSQSPLRAPGQDPFAQLSLKDFL comes from the exons ATGTCGGGGCAGAGCATTACTGACAGGATAACTGCAGCCCAGCACAGTGTAACTGGATCTGCTGTGTCGAAAACAGTATGCAAGGCCACCACACATGAAATAATGGGTCCGAAAAAGAAACATTTGGATT ACCTGATCCATTGCACCAATGAGATGAACGTGAACATTCCCCAGCTGGCTGACTCACTGTTTGAAAGGACCACCAGCACAAGCTGGGTGGTGGTCTTCAAGTCACTCATCGCCACACACCACCTCATGGTCTACGGTAATGAG CGTTTTGTCCAGTACTTGGCTTCAAGGAACACATTATTCAACCTCAGTAATTTTTTGGACAAAAGTGGTTTACAAG gctaCGATATGTCCACATTTATCCGGAGGTACAGTCGATATCTGAATGAGAAGGCTGTGTCATACAGACAGGTTGCATTTGACTTCACTAAAGTAAAGCGAGG gGTGGATGGGGTGATGAGGACCATGAATACAGAGAAGCTACTGAAGACCATCCCTATCATACAAAACCAGATGGACGCCCTCCTCGACTTCAAT GTTAATGCCAATGAGCTCACAAACGGAGTGATAAATGCAGGGTTCATGCTCCTCTTCAAAGATTCCATTAGGCTTTTTGCTGCATATAACGAAGGCATCATCAACCTGCTGG AGAAGTACTTTGACATGAAGAAAACCCAGTGTAAAGAGGGCCTGGATATCTACAAGAAATTCCTGACCAGAATGACCCGAATCTCAGAGTTCCTTAAAGTGGCAGAG CAGGTGGGGATTGATCGAGGAGACATTCCAGACCTTTCCCAG GCTCCCAGTAGCCTTCTGGAAGCTCTGgagcagcacctggcctcactaGAGGGGAAGAAAGTCAAAGACTCCACCGCTGCCAGCAG GGCCAGTACTCTATCCAATGCAGTGTCCTCGCTGGCCAGTACAGGGATGTCTTTTACTAAAGTAGATGAGCGGGAGAAGCAGGCTGCTCTGGAGGAGGAACAGGCTCGTCTCAAAGCACTGAAG AGGCTGAAGGAGCTCTCGAAGAGGCCTTCCTTTGCCACCACAGACACATCTCCTGTCTCCACCACCGGGGTCACTATCAGCACAGCCCCAGCCATCGACCTTTTCTCCACACCCAGCTGCTCCAATGG TGCTCTGAAGATGGAGAGTGACCTGTTTGACATTCAGCAGACGTTTAACCCTTCAATGCAGGCCAGTTCTACAGGGCTTCCTGTGGCCACCGCATGGGCAG ATCCTTTCACCTCTGCTGAAGCTGGAGATGACTCcatgccaaaccttaaccctttcctGTCAAAAGTCGTTGTCGATGCAGCCGCTCACTTACCTGTCGTGTCCTCCGACGGTGTTAGCTATTCCTCTAGGACGTCTGGTCATGAAATGTTTAGTG ATCGTTATAATCCCTTTACTGACACAAACTCGTCCGTTTCAACCAATTACAAACGCACAGTGCGGATAGAACACTCCATCTCAG GGTACTCCACAGCAACACAGGCCCCTCCCCCAGGAGCACTCCAAGTGGACTTTGAGTCAGTCTTTGGAGCCAAAGCTTCCGGTGCTAACAACATGGAATCTGATG ACATCCTGAAACCCACCATGGTTGGCTCCAATCAGGCCCTGTGCTCAATCAATCAGCTGTCAGACAAACTGGTGGGAGATGACCTGGATTCCTCTCTGGCCAACCTGGTGGGAA ATCTCGGGATTGGAAATGGCACAACGAAAAA TGACATCCACTGGAGCCAGCCTGGGGAGAAGAGGCTGACTGGCGGTAGCAACTGGCAGCCCAAAGCAGCCCCAAACACCACCTGGAACCCCGTCTCCATG ACCCCCCCAGTCATGGCCTACCCTGCAACAACACCCACAGGCATGATGGGGGTATATGGCATG CCGCCCCAACAGCTTGGCTCTATGGGTATGATGAACCAACCCAACATGATGTACAACCAGGCCGTCATGAGGCCGCCCAACCCCTTCAGCTCTGTATCTAGCgcccag CCCTCTGCAGCCTCTAGTCCTTCCAGCCAGAGTCCTCTCAGAGCCCCTGGACAGGACCCATTTGCACAGCTCTCTCTCAAGGATTTCTTGTAG